The DNA sequence CATCCACTTCAAACCACCATATTTGCTGCAAATACGCCACAGTGTGAAACCTGAAAATCATCTAAGGTGTAACAGAATGCTGACAGATTACAAGAACAAATGGAAAACAACACAACTTCTACATCGAGATTCGCAAAAAGAAATGCAAACAGAATATAAGAAGAAAGTTGACATAACTAAGCGTGAACAAGGAGAATTACAATTGTTCGTTTATTACGTGCAAACCAACCTCCACTATATCTTTAATAGAATGAGTAGGTCCAATCAGGTTGAGCATTTCAAGGATCAGTCATGTTCAAGGTTGCACATTTTATGTCAATGAATCTATACGGAACCAAATtgcaatcaataaaaaatatcattccaggtaacaaatatttgaatatttcccTCATCCAGATTAAGGCTGGCATATATAGAGGTAGAGAATAGTAATGttcgattttttttatttacatgtaATGAATTATGAATCTAAGACCGTTGTCAAATGTTTTCTTTTGAATATTGATGTAGCTTTTGTATATAGGTTCATTTTGGTGAAAAAGAATGATGAGATTTAGTTAAGGAATTTATTTCCAAAAGAACAAAGTAATACCACTGTCAAGGTGTCCATACAATTCAAATGAGCTTAACTATAGACACAGGCTAACTAAGAAGCCATATGAAAAAACTGTCATTTGGTTTAGCTGAGATGGAGATCAGCTTGAATACTTTAAGCAATTCTATGAATTGTTCAGTATTTTGGTacttctttaaaataaaaattaaaccaacCATCATCCACAATTTAACACTACCATTGCCAACaagattttatatcttttaaatggAACATTGAAGATTTGGAAACAAAGCCCAGGAAGTAAACGGTGCAATACAACACAGTTAACAAACAATCTTGAACTTCATGCACTAGTTATCGTAGAAACATTCTCCTCTATTTCTTAAAGTAAAAAATCAACAAGATAAATTGATCAAGATACAATGAAACCACAATGAAACTTAACAAGCAAATCTGTGCATTTGGACCTTAAACTAAGAATatggaatatttaaaaaattgatagcTTTATAAGTTAAACTGTCCACCTATCAATCACTCTATGTGCTTAACTTCGAAAAACGGGAAATGCAATTTACACCCGTTCCAGTGAATAAGGTAAATGAAGTTGAGGCTTTTCAAACACTAGAGTGATAGTACCAAGTACAGCCTCACTATACTCTATATTAAAAAGGATAAGCCTTAAACTAAAAATGACATTCTTGAGGGTCAAATTAAGAAGGGACTTAGGGACTTAGCTAAAGAATACATCCTGATTTCATTCACTCATAGGGACAAAGCTCATCCCCGAAAGTTGCAACAAAATGAGTATAATTACAATATATGGTCAGGTCAGAGCTTGATTGAAATGGCTAAGGGCCCAGATTCAGCGTCTCTTTAATGCAACTCAAACAGTAACTTCTCTCAAACAGACCAACCAAGATATGGTCTCACATATGACAAAGGGTAGGtctacaataaaaatgaaaagatttcTAGTGGCGAACTAATTAAAGGAACTCAACAAATAAATTGATAGATATTATATAATCTTGGTTCTTAGAAGCCGACATTTAGGTTTTGATCATgttcaaaatcataatcttgCGGGTGATTAAATCCCTTCTATAAATGGTTTAGTTACCAGACTCATGTGTGCCTAACTTGATCAAAGATGATAAGGCAACAACGGCTTGAAGAAGAAGACTCTTCAGCCGGGGCAGGTAAAAAAACCCTAGTTTAGTCACAAGATATATGTTTCTTTAGtggtttgtatttgatttaaagCCCAAATAACAACTTAATAGAAATTAGGCCGCTTATGGCCCaataaaatctttatatttaacCTAATGTTCAAATAATGCTTAAACTTCTCGTTCAACCCACTACTCCTTGCACTGTTCACCGCCGTACACTGTCGCATAATAAAAATGTGACATCCCATATCTAATAGAGTAATCTACTAAAATTTCgcatcacataattataatataaaagagcaCACGACATGAAGCATACATGTACTATTACAATTATCCATCATATACTCAGAAAGAAAgtctaggcacaccacgatgccataaAGAACACAAAAGTATTCTTGTCTTGCAAAAGATTGCTCATAGAGCAAGGAATTTAAAACTAAACACAGAGTTCTTCAAAAGGGACTCGACAGTGAGTCACAACCCAGACATGGAAACCACCCTCGTCGTCACCTCCCTGAGAACTCTAGGggtttccacatctgctcacaccaatagtattggtgatcattgcaaaaaggaaaaccaagTAAAGAAACACACACCAAGAAAAAGGGTAAGCCTAgagcaaaaatattttaatcatattatgCACAAACAAAGCAGTAGGCACCCAAATCATATAAAAGCAAACAATTTCaactcaatatccggatcatactcttgatatagaattctaaaggaagtatgcgccTGTGCTGGCTTCTAAACTCTGCAAAGTCtagacgcaaggggttatcacccaaccacacacggGTTAATCCTCTACTGTCTTGGGTccaatatgtcccaagactaggacctcctgccactctcaccacataaattaTTCTACTCTATGTGAGCGTGAATAATTTTTAGAGTTCAGAATAcgttcctttatctagacatctcctatatcaaaatatacactaaccaccatcaccaagagtttcccttgaaactcttttaccaacaaaatCCACATGCCATATCAAGCATTCAATTCTCATGTCAAACCACCACCAACCATACagtcatgttttccatttcatacacAACATAACAAGATCTCATTCAATCTCAtgctttataaatgcataccaatgTCCAACCCAACCAAGTCATGGCTCATTACATAATAACACATTATACAAACGATTtgagattttagaaataaaactgcagtttgtgtaaagctccaaaaattttgtctttatattcaaattaaagatgattgaatcaagaacgaaatgcaacaagaaccaacttaattgaataattatagagaaagttatgcaccaaacaagcaacaaaggtcaatgctatcaacaaccaaactacagggaccttgcgataaaaactacTCTCACTACATagctccgattcaagatccgaccggtcaaagtcaagaactagGTGTTAAGGATCAGTTGTTAAAATTTCAACTCAATCCAACGGTCAAAGAGTCGGGAAAGTCAATTTCACTAAAATTGCACATATCAGAAAAAGACACAGTCGCCCGACGACCAAGGCACTCGCCCAGCGACCACCCGACGCTTCCAGAATACGAAAAATAACGTCAAATATTACAGTTTCATGAATACTTGAACCCCTAACTTGGAAATACACAACAAACTTAACGTTTTCCTCAATCTTGTCTCATTCCACAAAACACTAATCAAACTTTGCCAAGCAAAACAGGAACAAGcaaaacaagttaaaaaaaatgaaacactAGCCCTAATGCCTCACTTGTCTCATTTTCGAAAAAACAGTTTCTCCCACTCCTTTGTAGAATTTGAGAGCTATGTTAGGGCACAAGAAACCTTCCATTTTCGAGCTAGCTAAGACAATTCTGCCTCAAAGTAAGTGGACCTTAGAACTTTCTTgctctttcttctccttttcctGTTCGAGTACGTAGGTTTGGGTTAGGGTGTATCCTCATGCCCCTATTTTGTGTTTGTATACACGTTTCAACTCACTGTTTGATTCTTGGAGCTGCGGTGTTCCTCAGTTAAGAGTTTGCCTTCGTTTTCTAGCGTTATCGAgataagggaagttagggtttcattttttttttaagttgttttgcTTGTTCCTGTTTCGTTTGACAAAGTTTGATTAGTGTTTTGTGGAATATGAGATAAGATAGAGgaaaacattaatttttggtgtatttccaagttaggggttcaaatattcatgtgatatttgacgttattttTCGTATTCTGAAAGTGTCGGGTGGTCGCTGGCGAGTGCCTTGGTCGCTGGGCGACTATGTCTTTTTCtgatatgcgcagttttagtaaaattgactttcctgAGTCTTTAACCATTGGATTGAACTGAAATTTTAACGGCTGATCCTTAACACCTAGATCTTGACTTTGACGGGTCGGATCTTGAATCGAAGCTCtttagtgagagcagtttttatcacAAGGTccctgtagtttggttgttgacaacattgaccttcgttgtttgtttggtgcataactttctctatagttattcaattaagttggttcgtgttgcatttggttcttgattcaatcatttttaatttgaatataaatacaaaatttttggagctttacacaagctgcaattttatttctaaaatccaaAATCGTTTAATGTGTTATGTAATGAGTCATGACTTGGTTGGGTTGGACATTGGTATGCATATATAAAGCATGAGATTGAATGGGATCATGTTATGCTgtgtatgaaatggaaaacatgactGTATGGTTGGTGGTGATTTGGCATGAGAATTGAATGCTTGATATGGCATGTGGattttgttggtaaaagagtttcaagggaaacttTTGGTGATAgtggttagtgtataccttgatataggagatgtctagataaagaaaggtatcctgaactctaaaaattattcacgctcacatagagtagaataatttatgtggtgagagtggtaggaggtcctagtcttgagACATATTGGGCCCATAACATTAGAGGATTAACTTTGTGTGTGGTTGagtgataaccccttgcgtctaGACTTTGCAAAGTTTAGAAGCCAGCACAGGCGCATACTTCCTTttgaattctatatcaagagtatgatccgAATATTGAGTCATAGAGTCTTGAAATTGTTTGCTTTCACATGATTTGGGTGCCTACTGCTTTGTCTGTGCATAATATGATCCGACTATTGATTTGCTCTTTAACatgattaaaacaatttttgctctagcttaccctttctcttGGTGTGTGTTTCTTGcttggttttcctttttgcaatgatcaccaatattattggtgtgagcagatgtggaaaccCCTGGAGGTTCAAAGGGTGGTGACGACGCTACAGTGTAGGGTGGTTACCATGGTGTGGGTTGTTGTGACTCACTGTCAAGTCCCTTTTGAAGAATTCAATGTTTAGTTTTAAATTCCTTGCTCTATGAGCAGTCTTTTGCAAGACAATGTGCCTAAACTTTCTTTCCGAGTATATGATGGATAACTGTAGTAGTTAGTACATGTATGCTTCATGTCGTGtgctcttttatattataattatgtgatgcGAAATTTTAGTAGATTACTCTATTagaaatgggatgtcacattttTATGTTATCATTCTGGAATGTACAgggtatgtttgattgatgtggcgctactcttttttctacactgcacacttttcgtagaatgaaggttcctacttcgttaaccgttggatcgagctaaaattttaatagttgatccttaacacatagttcttAACTTTGACCGATCGGATCTTGAACCGGAgttctgtagtgagagcagtttttatcacAAGAacactgtagtttggttgttgacagcACTGCAcatttttcgtaaaatgaaggttccaacttcgttaaccgttggatcaagCTGAAATTGTAACAGttatccttaacacatagttattgactttgactggtcggatcttgaatcagaaccctgtagtgagagcagtttttatcgcaagatcactgTAGCTTGGTGTAATTGGTATATagatgtatttatttttctttttaaaattagcttaccctttctctcTGTGTTTGTGTTCTCTATTTGacttttcctttttgcaatgatcacccaATACTTGGTGTGAGCAGACGTGGAGATTCCTGGGGATCGTTCAGATGGTGGTGATGCTATTGTCTAGTTTTGGGCGAGGTAGCTAATGCTCTTTTGAGTACTTTTTTGTCGAActgttttattttgtaagttTCTTGCTCTGTGAGCAAATTTCCAGTCTAATCTAATTTGTGTTTAGATTTTGGTTATGGCATAGTTTTGTGCCTTAGTTTCTTGTTCAGTATATTAAGGATAACTGTAAAGGTTGATTCTTATATACTTTCTATCAGTGCTCTACTTTAGGCTGCAAACATGTGAAGTTCTATTtactacaattatttttattaaattgggacgttacatttgggtttagggtttagggacGCTACAAATTGGAACGTATCATATGGTTTTATGAAATCATGTGCTATTTCTCGAATATGTGGTCAATCCTTTTTTGTCAAGTGTCACCTACGTGcttaatcttttcttttcttcttcacttccaTATTTGAATTTCTAGACATAATATTATCACTTTTGCATGACAATtatacttttgtaatatttttataacatcattCAACGATCTAGAGTATGAGATTTATGCTTGCATGGGCTACTGCTGAAGACTTTCATGCCAAGAGAAGTggaaagaaatcacaattttctaTCTTTCTACGCCACAGACACGTAAGTTGCTATTTCATCTCTTTTTGAAAAGGATAAAGCTGTTGAACATCCTCCTACACCAAATTTAAGTACTACTTTGAGAAATAACATGAAAttcttaaactttaattatctATGATTCTAAGAACAATTATGATCGAGAAAATTTGCTCTAGCAATGAGTAAATTGATATACTAATCAATGTTATCAATATCGGAAAATATTGAAAACCCAAAAGTCCTCTATAAAGTTATAACAGAAATCATATCGagttttaatgaaaacattaggttagaagaaatataatataaacattataaaaattacagaAATATAATTGTTGTGCAAAAGTAATGATATTATGTCTAGGAATTCAAATATGGaagaagtgaagaagaaaagaaaaaaattaagaaagtaGGTGGCacttgacaaaaaaaaaaggcatgCAATCGGCCAACGGTGACGGCTAGCGGTGGCTGGCGGTGGATGACAGTGAGGAGTGCAAGGGGCAGTGGGCAAAAGAGCCTTATTTAAATATTAGGttaaatcaaaaaaaaattattgggcCATAAACAGCCCAATTTTTATCTTAGTTGTTATTTAGGCTTTAAACCCAATAGaataaactaaagaaaacaGATCTCTTGTGCCTAAACTAGGGTTTTTCTACCAGTGTCGTTGTACCAACTGAAGGGTCTTCTTCTCCACACTGGTGTTGCCTCAATAGGGCTTCGTTCTCTGCCTTTTTCGCCATAGCCATTCTGCATCCACTGCATGTTTGGACGcttctattttatatttgattcttTAACCTTTTTAACTAAACcttattaaaaagattaaagaatcaaacaaatataaagaattctagaaattataaaaataaaataaatcaaatatttagaataaaagaaaaaataaaataaaaaagataaatcaattgaatataattgaatatatataactaaaactaaattaagaaatgaaaatgaagaattgACAAATTCTTTAAGAATTCTAGATTCATTCTCGAAGAAAAAAGATagatttaaatagaataaaatagaagCGGGTAGCGGGAATCGAACCCACATCGATAGCTTGGAAGGCTAAGGGTTATAGTCGACGTTGATTCATCATTTTGATTTAATGTCTCTAATTCAAAACTGAACGTGAAACTTTTGTTTCATTCGGCTCCTTTACGGAATGAAGAGatggacaataaaaaaaattgacccATAACATCTCAAAAAGTGGCCGCCATAAAAAACCTGCATAACCACCACCATGTTGATGCGCCAAGCACCAAAATTGCCACTGCTTTCACCCAATGTTCCGCTATCACCTATTTTTGATAACACTAATACTAATattgattaaaagaaaaagcTAGCTTGCATTATTCTGACTCACAATTTGAGTTCAGAACACCCATACCCTCAAAGCATGGTAGTCAAAATCGAGATCCTACTCAAGATCGGAATGGATAATATAAATCGTAAATCGGAAGATCGTAGCACAGATCGTAAGATCCTACAAATTTTATTGTCACTTAAAATTCATAACTAAAccttataatatattaaataaaagaattcgTCATTAGGTGCAAACAGAGAAGAGAGGGAGTGGTTGTTTCAGTGAGTAGGAGTAATTGTGTAGTGGTAGTCTTCTCGATTTATAGAAGAGAGGgattagttttaattttgacaaaatgGAGGgagttattatttctttatcGTAACACTGAGAACTTTATCTTTTTAGTGTcccacttttatttttttttaatcacacAGTCCCGCTTTTTCTCTCTTTGGAAGAGAGGGaatcactcttttttttttgtaagagtTACTTTTACTGTCAAGAGTCTTTACActcttttatttaatagttaCTGTCATGACTCTTTACcctctttattttaaaagtgttacTTTTACCATGCAATAGCTTTTACTATCATGGCTATTTACTAAATGGGCTTTATAATTCGACTTTAATACACTTTAAAAACTAGGTTAAAGATTTAGGGTTTTAAAACAACTTCATTTCCATCCTCCCTCACAAAGTGATAGAGAGGCAGCCGCCACTATGCCTGCAAGAGTCGTCGTCGTCTCGAGAGTTGAAGTTGATAGAGGTGTCCCCGTCATTGCTTAACCTATCTCCTTATTCCCCCTCACTGTTGGAATGGATTGTGATGCGAGACGACGAGAGAAATATCATCGCGACTGTGAGGGACTATCTCGCGAGAATCGCCGCTCCCATACGATTCGCGATTTACAACGGCAATCTCACACGATCCGTGAAGATCGCAAGTTTTAAATGAAATGAGATCAAAGAGGTGGAAGAAGATCGTACGATCTTACGGTCTGGATCGCGTTTTTTACTATCATGCCTCAAAGGTCTATTTTCATCATACACCTCATAAAGTGGCATTCCATCATGAAAACGagagataaaatataatatttccaTTCCCACAAGGAATACCTATAGCAGCTATGATTCCCTAAACTCAACTATCTACTAACCCAAAAACCCATCCATTATAACAAGCCATGTTATCTTTTTTTCTCAGAATTTGTTCAAGTAATCATGTACGAACGAAACATCTACCATTTATAACAAGCcccaaataaatatacaaagaaGTAGTCTACTACAGTCATTGTCCAAGAGAAGATGTCAAATAATCACCAAAACGAATCATGTCATGACCTTACAATCCGCAATAAGTTTAATCACAAGTAGAAAAACGCCTGCAGCAGTGCAGCCAAACCAATTATGTTTTACTACATTACACTGCTTAATTTAAGATACGAGCACAAACATTTTAACTTCAAATATCAGACAACACATAATTTCTTCGAAGTTTCCAGGTTATGGAGGAGTATAAGAGCGTAATATAGTCACAACCAAGGCTATCAGCAGGTTCAGCACATTCAGTTAGGAAAAAGCAGTTTAGGGTAGTTTCTCCCTCCTCTGTCTAAAATACCTTGTTTGCAATGAATCAATGGATCTGTTCTAGTTCCTCTTAATTTGATCCATGGTTCTCTCTCTGTTCTTTATGAAAACCAGGCTTTACAAGGACAAGTGAGGAAAATGGTTGGGAAGATAAAATTAGAACTTCTCAAAGATTTTCCACTTGTTTGggtctataaaaaaaatgagtggAAATGAGAGATAatctcaaaaaagaaaaagctgTCTCCCAATCAATCAGAGGATTTAAACATCCAAGCAAAGGGAAAAAAACTAACTTATGTTAAGTagagtaaaaacaaaaataagcaaACACAAACAGGCatcaattttatacaaaatatgttCATTGTACAAGACCATGAATTGTAAATGTGATTAGATGCTAATGTAAAATCACTTTACAATATCAGAACATAGTCAATTTAGtcacataatattttgtttctaaagTCAACATTCatcttttctttccattttcttttgaaTCAAACAAGAAACACATTATCATCAGTGTATCCTTCTACTTTCTCGTGATACAGCTTTAAAGACAAGTAAATCTAACCTAGATTCTTCAGTAGGAATCCAATTCCAGTATCTCCGGTCATCAATTCCAGTAATCGCCATCGCCCTCGCCGAAATCGACATGCAAACCCTTCCCGTGACCCTGTCCAGCCACACTTCCTGCAAAACCATAAACCATCAACAAAAACCCTAAAAGTTCCAGCTGCCCCTAACTAAACAAAAAAACTGACCTGGAGAGCACCACCCACCTTGTGGCCATCGTCGAAGGGCAGGGGTCGTGCGAGTAGAGCGAAAATATCCTTCTTCGAGAGATTCCGGTGGCGCTCCGGCGGGACCAGATCCAGCAGATCCTGGTAGTTGCGTGGCAACTTGGCCTCCCAGACTGAGTCTGAGGATGCAGCGCCGCGAAACGCGCGATTGAGGCGAGCGAGGTTACAAATCTCCGGCGGCGTGAGGTAGAGGAACACGCACGCCACGCAGCTCTCCGGAATGTCGCCGAGGCCCGGACCGATTGTCGAACCGCTCGCGCCGAGGCTCGACAGCGACGTGCCCatgctcctcctcctcctcagTCCTCACCTCATGGCACGCGCCCAAAGGAAGCTCAGCGAGGGAAAGTAAACGCGTGGGAAACCGAACACTAATCGATCCTTTTCCGTTGTTGTTGTTGCATGGATTGTTGCAGGAGTTGTGGTTGCTGCAGTTTTTGTTGTGTGTGAAAAGTGTTTGTGGGGTTTTGATTTTGGAATTATTCCGTTTGGGGTAAACATTATGAGAGAAGCTAAGGTGGGTCCCGCTTTTGGATGACAGCGACGATTCGCTGTGGAGAGGTCTACTGCTCAGGAGTTAGGCTTCGCCGTTGATTTTGCCGCCACAACTGAAGAAAACAAACATCATCATCAACGGCATGAGTTTTCAAGCTAAGAATCATGCCTTCATCAGGAAATTTACGATGAGtttcttaaagaaaattaacaagATTGggaaattataaacaaattaaaaaattaggttAGTCATGTTCATAAAACACGAATTTATATTAAGAAGAGTT is a window from the Vigna unguiculata cultivar IT97K-499-35 chromosome 7, ASM411807v1, whole genome shotgun sequence genome containing:
- the LOC114191925 gene encoding F-box protein PP2-A15-like isoform X2; translation: MGTSLSSLGASGSTIGPGLGDIPESCVACVFLYLTPPEICNLARLNRAFRGAASSDSVWEAKLPRNYQDLLDLVPPERHRNLSKKDIFALLARPLPFDDGHKEVWLDRVTGRVCMSISARAMAITGIDDRRYWNWIPTEESRFHTVAYLQQIWWFEVDGEVTFPFPADIYTLSFRLHLGRFTKRLGRRVCNYEHTHGWDIKPVKFELSTSDGQQASCQYCLDECEIDDTYGNHKRGYWIDYKVGEFIVSGSEPTTQVRFSMKQIDCTHSKGGLCVDSVFIIPSDLRERKRKCILK
- the LOC114191925 gene encoding F-box protein PP2-A15-like isoform X1; translated protein: MGTSLSSLGASGSTIGPGLGDIPESCVACVFLYLTPPEICNLARLNRAFRGAASSDSVWEAKLPRNYQDLLDLVPPERHRNLSKKDIFALLARPLPFDDGHKVGGALQEVWLDRVTGRVCMSISARAMAITGIDDRRYWNWIPTEESRFHTVAYLQQIWWFEVDGEVTFPFPADIYTLSFRLHLGRFTKRLGRRVCNYEHTHGWDIKPVKFELSTSDGQQASCQYCLDECEIDDTYGNHKRGYWIDYKVGEFIVSGSEPTTQVRFSMKQIDCTHSKGGLCVDSVFIIPSDLRERKRKCILK